The Thermacetogenium phaeum DSM 12270 genome segment CCGCCCGAGCACAACGGCATTCTTCAGGGTGCGGCTGACGTGCTCCTGCCCGATGACATCCCGAAAAAGCTGCGGCCGCCATTCCCTGTACAAAGCGAGCTGCTCCATCCCTGCAGCCTCCTTTCCCGGCTCCGGAAGCCGCGCCCCCTTTCTGCCTGCACCTCCACTGACAAGCGGTCGCAGACACACCAGGCACGGGGTGGCCTTTTCCAAAAATTAATATAGTATACTTACCGGCAAATCGCAACAAAAAAGCGCCCGGCTGCCAACGCAGGGCAGCGCAGGTGAGCTCTTTAAAAGACCCACCGCCCTTCGAAAGCGTTGCGGCGTCCCCTTTTCCGGACGGCCATGCGCACTCCAGGTTCGAGCCAACGCCGGCTAACAACAGCTGTTTCCTGCGGGCTCTTTCTTATACAAAAAAAGTGGCTTTTCATGCCACTTTTGCCATCCTCAAATTTAATGGCCGTGCACCTGCCTCCGAATTACACCTTCCGGGCGGTACCGGTGCAGTTAGCTCGGTTCAGGCACCCCCGCGGCACCCAGGAAAGCACCACTTACCGCTGCTTCCTTCCGGACCTGACGGGGTTCATGGGTTCCTGCTGCGCGGGACCCAAACGTCTTCACCACTTACACCGGGCAGCCCCACAAGGCTAACCCTCGGGCAGGGATTCGACCCCGCTCTAGCGGACTGCGGGCAACAGGGAACCGCTACCTCCCCATCTAGCACGACCATACCTCTCTTCTCTCTCTCGTCACTTCTTCCTCCCCGATAAAGGGACGAGAACTGGCGCGCCCAGAGGGAATCGAACCCCCAACCTACAGATCCGAAGTCTGTCGCTCTATCCAGTTGAGCTATGGGCGCCCCTATAATAAAAATGGCGGAGAGAGTGGGATTCGAACCCACGAGGCGGGTTTTTGACCCGCCCACTCGATTTCCAGTCGAGCGCTTTCGACCAACTCAGCCATCTCTCCGCACCAGATCCGTTCACTGTTATTATACCATCTTTTCCGCCTCAAGCAAATGCGGCCCCGGCATTTTTCCCTTCTCTCCGGCTCCAAACCCGCTTCAACGCAGACCGCTTCCAATTAGCTCTTCCATGCCCCGCTGCTTGCAATCTGCGGCCGCAGTGCGGATGCCTCCCCGGCAAAAAGCAGCTTATTCATTTGCTTTCTAAAGCCGGATAGGTCAACCGGGACTGTGAATCTCTTTAACCACAAGTGTGTCAATTTGATCGACAAAAGATCTTACTTCATCAAACCAGGTAGCAACAATATCGGCTTCAAATTTGACCAGGTCGGCATAATCAGCTTTCCGGCGGGCGTCGAACAGCCCGTTATGTAATTTCTGAAAAAAGCAATTCCGCCTCAGTTATAGCTTCTTTAGCGCCTTCTAATAAGCGTTGTTCCTTCCTCATAGCCTAGGCAGTGGCAAGTGACCCGGTAGCTTACCTGGCTGCTCTTATCCTCAATGGCCACGTTAGTAATCCCCCCTGCCACTATCATACACTATGGTCACAACCGTATACCAGTATTTTCAAATTTGAAGATGGTGACAACCCGCTGTAGGAAATTTCCAAGATTTTTATTGTTTATAAACCATGGTTAAATTAGAATAGTAGATGGTGAAGCTTAATTGGAACGCCTAGCCTGCGGCCTCGGTGGTAGAATAGAGCTAGAGATGCCTGCCGGTTGTTTAGAGATTACAAGAGTAATCCCGGCAGGCCGGGTAAAAAGCAGACCCTCAAGCCGCCTGGGGCGGCACCAACAGAGCATGAAAATACCCGACGGGTCTACCGGCGAGCGACCTATGGAAGGCCGGGTAACAGGAAAGGCGAAGCGAGGATGACAGGTCGGGATGCGAGCACAGACACCTTATGAGTTTCGATGGAATGGATTCGCTGCGAGGCCAAACGCTGCGATTGACAGAAGCAGTTCGCAACTTGTTACGCAGCATCCCAGAGCTGTCCCGAAGCGAGCCGTCGTCCTGTCCGGCCTGGAATCGGGAGTCGAGCGGTAGACCGGCGGGTGAACTCGATGTATTTTCATGACAGGTAAAACGAGGAGGAGACCATCTTTGGCAGGGCTCGAAAGTCTCCAAGCAGAAATGCAGATCGATTCCGCTGCTGTCGCCTCTCGTCTTACTCAATTCATTGCCGCGAAAGTGGAGGAACTCGAAAGGGAAGGAGTGATACTCGGGCTCAGCGGTGGAGTGGACTCGGCAGTTGTCGCCGCTTTATGCAGAATGGCGATTGGCCCTGACAAAGTACTTGTCCTTGTGATGCCAGACAAAGACTCTCGTAAGGAACACTTCCATGATGCTCTCACTTTGGCGGCAGATTTAGGAATCGATATCAAAGTAATCGATCTTACAAATTGGCTGAAGGAAGTGGATGCATACCGTCTTTTTGCTTTAACCAAATATTCGTTTCTCGGTAAGCTCCGAGAAAGAATCATGCAAGCCGCTTACGGCTACTATCGAAAGAAGACTGGAGAAACTCCATTTTCGTCGAGTCTCTTAGGGTTCAAGGACAAAGACTTTTCTTCGTATCTCAAAACAGGGAATGCTTACTACCGCTTAAAACACCGGCTGCGCATGGTGCTGCTTTACCTCCACGGAGAGCTTGAAAACAGGCTGGTTGTAGGCTGCGCCAACAAGACAGAATACAAAATCGGCTTTTTTGTCAAGCACGGCTGCGACGACGCTGCTGATGTCATGCCCCTTCTTGACCTTTATAAAACTCAAGTGAAGGCACTTGCTCAACAGTTGGATATTCCAACGCATATCATTGAAAAAGCTCCTTCCCCCGATATTCTTCCCGGCATAAACGATGAAGAGGCAATAGGCCTTTCCTATAAAGAGCTTGATCTTATCTTGCTGGCATTAGAAAAAGGCTGGGCTGAATCAGAAATCAGCCAGGCGGTTGGCGTCGAAAAAGAAAGGGTTGAGTATGTTAAGGGTCTTATCCAGAGATCGGACCACATGCGCCAGACCTATTTCCCCAAGCTCCAAAATAGTGTATAACAGGTAGTGGGGCTACAAATTGTCAAAATCTGGGGTCAACCCACAATTCTTAATACGCAGGGCTATAATAAATAACAACAGGCAGATAAAACACGGGAGGGTAAAGCAGCGATGTTGTATAACGGCCACGTTAATGTTTAACATTGGCCTGCAACTCATTTTCAAAATAAACGCTGGTGCTGGGGAAGGCCAAGGCGACACCTTCCCTTTCTAAAATCTCCACTATCTTAAAGTTGATGTCCTCTTTCACTTCCAGGTACTTTGCCCAGTTGGTGGTAATGGTGAAGAAATACAGGAAGATCTCTATACCGCTCTCCCCGAAAGAATCGAAGCGCACGAAGATCGTCTCCTTATGGACTTCTGGGTGCTTTTCCAGCATCTCCTTAATATCCCTGATGCACCTGGCTATTTTTTCTTTCGGGGTATTGTACATGATGCCCAGATTGAAGGTAATCCTTCTTTTTCCCATCCTGCTCCAGTTGGTGATCGACTCATTGGCCAGAACGGCATTGGGGATCGTCACCAAAGCATCGGCAAAGGTGCGGATCTTCGTGCTGCGGAAATTAATGTCCTCCACGGTGCCTTCCACGCTGGGAGTCGCGATCCAGTCCCCGATACTAAAGGGCTTATCCGTGATGATCACCAGGCCGCCGAAAAAATTGGTGAGGACATCCTTGGCGGCTAAAGAAATCGCCAGACCTCCCAGCCCCAAACCGGCAATAAAACCGTCGATCCTGTATTCCCACTCTTGAGCGATAATAGTAACGGACAGGGCAACCATGATCACCTTGGCCGCTTTGGCGAGGACCGGCCACAGTATTTTATCGATCTTAATGCCCAGGAGCTTCTCCAATTCCCCATCCAATTCCTGAAAGCGATCGGCCAGATTATAAAAACCCACGGTAATCAGAATGATGATCGCCGTTCGAAAGCACCTGGCAATAAACAGGTCGGCCTCTCTGCCGAACGGCAGGTAGCTGAGGGCTAAATACAACCCCAAGACGATAAAAAACAGCTGCAGCGGCCCGCGAAACCCCTCAATCAAAAGGTTATCCAGATTGGTCTTGGTCTTCTGCGTGAAGGAGAGAACGTACTTAAAGACTAAATCGGTAAAAACCCTGCGGAGGACCACCCAGAATGCGAAAATTGCTGCCGCTATCAACAGGTTGTAGATCAGGTCCAAATTAATTAGATCCAGATACCGGATAAGCCCCATCACACTCATTCCCTCTATATTTATATTAAAACTACTATGCCGCTTTTCCCGACAAATTCCACCTGCAGGACACACCTCGTCGCTTCTTGAAGCCACAGCGGCCTCAAAGATATCTATTTTTTAGTACAATCTATTTTTTTAGTACAATATTTAGTTAGTACAATATTTAGATAGAAAATCCTGCACCGATTACCGGGCAGTCGTTTATATAGGGTGGGCTGGAGGGGCATCCCCTTGCGCCCGCCCGACACCTCTTAAGATCCCGGGAACACTTCGGCTTGAGGGGGTGCCCGCTTTAAAGCCGAACCGGCATTCGGCGCAGGTGAAAGGAAAAACAACAGGCTTGCAGCAGAACCACAAGCCCGCAGCTTCTGGCGGAGAGGGTGGGATTCGAACCCACGAGGCGGCTCAGCACCACCTACTCGATTTCGAGTCGAGCGCCTTCAACCGGACTCGGCCACCTCTCCCTATGTTCCCGCTTTTCTTGAAAAACACCGTCGCCTAAAAATTATATACCGACTTTCATCAACCTGTCAAAACCCGCCCGGGATAACCGCGAACTTCTTTCTCAAGTCCGCAAAAGCCCCTCCATCCCTCTATTTTCGACCAGTCCTTTTACAAATAGAAGGACTGCTCCTGCTATGTGTCGAATATCCAACATGAGACCTCACACCCGCCCCCACCGCAGACGGAAGGCTAAGGCCGGCCGTCAGAGGTCACAAACGTCCGCATTTGCCTTTAAAAACAGCCGGCGCTGCCGGCAGCACCGCCGGGATGGCGCTGAATTGCTTTTGCCCGGGCCTCCATGGTAAAATAGGCCAAAAGTTAAACCAGTCGGTACCCCGGACGGCATTACCGGGAAATGATACAGGGGACGATTCATGGAGAAAGAAGAACGCGCAACAAGCGATGAAACATTCATGAAAGAGGCCCTCAAAGAGGCCTACAAGGCCGCCGCCAAAGGGGAGGTTCCGGTGGGAGCGGTTGTCGTCTCCAAAGGAGAGGTCATCGCCCGCAGCCACAACCTCAAAGAAAGGCTTAACGACCCCACCGCTCACGCCGAAATGCTGGCCCTGCGCGAGGCCGCCCTGCGGCTGGGCAGCTGGCGGCTGAACGGCTGCACCCTTTACGTGACCATGGAGCCCTGCCCCATGTGTGCCGGAGCAGCCATTCAGGGGCGGGTACAGCGGATCGTCTACGGCGCCCCCGACCCCAAGGCCGGTGCCGCCGGGAGCTGCGTCGACCTGCTGGGGGAGACCTGCTTCAACCACCGCGTCGAGGTGGCAGGAGGGGTGCTGAGGGAAAAGTGCGCCCGACTGCTGCAGGAATTCTTCCGCAAGCTGCGGGCCGGCGAGATAGCAGCAGCCGCACCCCCTTCGGAGCCCGATGAAGGGTGCCATCCACTCCCCAGGCGATAACACATCTTCCCAACCAACCCCCCTAACAAAGGCAATTCTTAATCCGGCAGCTGCCAACCGGCAACAAACAGAAAACGCTCTTTTCCCCACAGGCAAGAGAGTGGCAGTCCACCCGGCAACCGTTGCCGGTTGGCGGCCCGAAAGCAGCGACCGGCGAGCTTTTTTCACTCTTACTGTCCCGTCTCTCACAGGTACGATCCTCTGCCCCGCCGCCGGCATTCCTTTTAAAAGGTTGTTGTTGCCAGAAGAAAGTGCTAAAATAGACTGCAGACATGTCGCCGGAAAAAGCCCTCGGGATCTTCTCCTCAGAAAACCTCTCCTTTTATAAGTTAAGTTATAAGTCAAGGCCCGGGGCCGGACAGGCCCTATGCCACAGCCTTAGAACCACGCACAATTCGGCAAACCCTCGCAGCAAATGACAGCCATTCATTGTGACAGAAATCGCACAGCGAGTTTCTCGACGCGAAAGGTGGGTGATTTCATGACCTACGCAGTGATTATGGCCGGTGGGCGGGGGGAAAGGTTCTGGCCGAAAAGCAAGCAGCGCTGCCCCAAGCAGTTTCTGAGGCTGGTGGAGGACAGAACCATGCTTCAAAAAACCGCCTCCAGGCTGGAGATGTTCCTGGCGCCGGAAAACATCTTCGTCATCACCGCCAGGGACTACAGGGAGATCGTCCTGGAGCAGGTACCCGAGATCCCCGAGGAAAACCTCATCTTCGAACCCTTCGGGAGGGACACTGCGGCCGCCATCGGGCTTGGTACCATCGCGGCGAAAAAGAGGGACCCTGCCGGGGTGATCATCGTCCTCCCTGCCGACCACTACATCGCCGACGAAAGGCGCTTTTGTGAGGTGCTGGAGGCGGCCGTCGGCGCCGCCTCCAGCGGGGAACACGCCGTAACCATTGGTATCCGCCCTGTGCGGCCGGAGACCGGATTCGGCTACATCGCCCGGGGTGAGCGCTACCGGGATTACAACGGCATCCCCGCCTACCGGGTGCTCGGGTTCACCGAGAAACCGGACCGGGAGCGCGCCCTTCAATTCCTGGAAAAAGGCAACTACCTCTGGAACAGCGGGATCTTCGTCTGGAGGGCCGACCTGATCGAAAGGCTCATCGAAAAACACCTCCCCGCTCTGGCCGCCGGGCTCAAGGAGATCGAGGAGTCTTGGGGCACGGAGCGATGCGGGATGGTGCTGGAAAAGGTCTACGCCGGGCTGCCGAAGATCTCCATCGACTACGGGGTGATGGAGAAGGCCGAAGGTGTCCTGGTCTTCCTCGGCGATTTCGGCTGGGACGATGTCGGCTCCTGGACCGCCCTGGAGTCTTACAAAAAGAAGGACGGCAACGGCAACATCCTGGAGGGGCGTGGTGTTCTGGTGGATACGGAAAACACCCTGGTACAGACCACCAGCAAGGTGGTTGCCACTCTGGGGGTAAAGGACCTGATCGTCGTCGAGGACGAGGGAAGCATCCTCATCTGCCACAAGAAAAAGGCCCAGGAGCTGAAAAAAGTGATCAACGCCCTTCAAGAAAATGGATATAAGGAGATACTGTAAAATGAATGCCGATATCTTTCGCCAGTACGATATCCGCGGGCACGCGGAAAGGGATCTCACCGACGAAACCGTCCGGCTGATCGGACGGGCCTTCGGAAGCTATGTCCTGGAGCACGGCAAAAAGGACGTTCTGGTGGGCAGGGACAACCGGCTTAGCTCGCCGAGAATCCACCATGCCCTCCTGAACGGACTGCTGTCAACCGGCTGCCGCGTCATCGACATCGGCACGGTGGTCACCCCCATCCTCTACTTCGCCAGGGAGCACTGGCAGGTGGAAGGAGGGGTGATGATCACCGGCAGCCACAACCCCCCTGAAGAGAACGGCTTCAAGCTGGCCTGCGGACCGGGAACCATCTACGGAAAGGAGATCACCCACCTGAGGGAAATGATCTCCAGAGGGGAATTCCGCTCCGGAGCCGGCACCCTGGATTCAAAGGATGCCGCCGGCCCCTACATAGAGATGCTGAATGAAAAGATCCGGCTGGGGCCGCGGAAACTCAAGGTGGCGGTGGACTGCGGCAACGGTACGGCCTCCCTTTTTGCGGAAAGGATCCTTCAGAACTGGGGGTGCGAGGTGATCCCCCTTTACTGCAGTTCGGACGGAACCTTTCCCAACCACCACCCGGACCCGGTGAAAACGGCCAACCTCACCGCACTCAAAAGTGTGGTGCTGGAGGAAAATGCCGACTTAGGGGTCGCCTACGACGGAGACGCCGACCGCATCGGGGTCGTCGACGATCGGGGGAATGTGGTCTGGGGGGACAGGCTGATGTGCCTCTTCTGGCGGGAAATCCTCCCCCGCCATCCGGGGGCACTGGCGATCATCGAAGTGAAGTGCTCCCAGGCCCTGGTAGACGAGGTGCGCAGGTTAGGGGGCAAACCGGTCTTTTACAAAACCGGGCATTCCCTGATCAAGGCCAAGATGCGGGAGACCGGAGCGGTCTTTACCGGGGAGATGTCGGGTCATATGTTCTTCGCCGATGAATATTATGGTTATGACGACGCCTTTTATGCCACGGGGAGGCTTTTGAGAATACTCTCCCATACGGAGAAGTCCCTTTCGCAGCTGCTGGCAGACATCCCCCACTATTACGCCACCGCCGAGACCCGGATTCCCTGTCCCGACAAGGCCAAATTCTCCGTGGTCTCCCGCCTGGTGGAAAGGTTCCGCAGGGAGTACGAAATCATCGATGTCGACGGGGTGCGGGTGATCTTTCCCGACGGGTGGGGCCTGGTGCGGGCCTCCAACACCCAGCCCGTTCTGGTTGCCAGGTGCGAGTCGCGAACGCCTGAGGGGCTGAGGAGGATCTGCACCATCATGAAGGACGCCATCGGGCAAAACGAAGAGGTGGGTGAGTTTGAATGGGAGTTTTAGACCCGGAGGTCCTGTTTCAAAAAAGCCTCAGCGGCCCCCGGGAACAGGCGCGGGCAACTAAGGATGTCAACCTGGTCATCGGCGTTCCCTTTTACAACGAGGTTCGCACCCTTCCCCGGGTCCTCCAGTTTATCGAGGAGGGCCTGGCCGGGATGCAGGCGCTGGAACGCTCGCTCATCATCTGCGCCGGGGATCCCGCCGGCGCGGAGGCCCTCAAGGCCATCAAGGAACTCGATCTCAAGGCCGCCCACATGGAATTTCTGATGCTGCCCGGCTGTAACGGCAGGGGAGCGAGCATCAGGGCAATTATGGAGCTGGCAAACATCCTGGAATCCGACCTGGTGCTCCTCGCCGCCGACCTGGTGGGGGGAAAGGGATCCGGCCTGCAACCGGAACACGTTAAACAAATGATAGAGCCCATCGGGGAGGAATACGACCTGGTGCTGGCCTCCTTCCGGAGGCAATACTACGAAGATCTCCTGAGCAGGCTCTTTTTAGGGCCACTCTTGGAGGTCCTCTACGGTTTTAAAATCAGCGACCCCATCAGCGGAAATTACGCCGTCTCCCACGACCTGGTGGAGGACTTCTGCACGGACATTAAATTCTGGTCGGACCTGACCCGGGGTTTCGGCATCGATCCCTGGATGATCACCAGGGCAATCATTCAGCGCAAGAAGATCTGCGAGGTGCCCCTCGGTTTTAAAACAGAAGAGGTATCCCTCGACAAAATGAAGCACGTTTTTAAAGATCTGACCGGGTTTATCTTTGAGGCCATCAAAAGGGATGAGGAATTCTGGAGAAAAGGGAGGCTCATCCGGAAAACTCCGGACATCTGCGAAAAGGAGCCCTTCGGGGAAACTCCTTTGCTTCCACCCCCGGAGTCCCGGGCTCTCATCCGCCACTTCGCCAACGGCTTCCACCAGTACCGCGCCGTTTTCGCCGATGCATGCCCGGAAGCGCTTTTTGCGGCTTTGGAGAGAAGCGCCTCCGCTCAGGATAGGGATTTCCATTTTGACGGCGAGACCTGGGCAAACCTGGTCTACGACCTCATCTTCCACTACAGCTTTGCGCCGGACGCCGGCAGGGAGGACATCCTGGAGGCCCTCACCGCCGCCTTCTGCGGGAGGCTGGCCGGCTTCCTGAGTCACCTGGAAGTTCTTCAGGAGGACCTGGCCAGCAGCAAGAACGCCTACAGCGCAACCATCATCGCCGGCCGGGCCGAAAGCGAGAAGGAGGAGCAGAGAAAGCACTTCCTGCACGGGCGCGACAGCTTCATCCAGAAGTGGAGCCAAAAAACCTGGGAGCACAAACCCCCCCTGATCCCCGCCGACTTCCTGGAGTTCATCCCCGGCAGGCCGATCGTCCTGCCCAAGAGCATCGAAGGACAAGGCGGACGGGAAATCCGGACGGCCGACATCTTCAGCAGACTGCAGAATCGCTACACTGAAAGGTTCCATGAGTTTCTGGAAAAAGGGCTGAAGATACCTTCCACCTCCCCTTCTTCCGTGATCGCCCGGCACTTGGAGGAGTTTATGGCGGAAATGGAGAGGGTCATCGATCGCTTGGCCCCCGGGAACATCTATACCGAGGAGGGAACCAGGGAGGCCGTTTTCAGCATCTTCGAGCTCCTCGGTTATCCCAAGACCTACGGCATCAAGGATGAGATCTTCCGGGAGGCCCTGATGCACTTTCCGCCCCTCAACATCATGATTCCGGAGGGCTGCCGGACACCCAGGGAGCTCACCGAGAGGATGCTCCCCAGGGATGCCGTCACCCTGGCCAACCTCATCGAAACCCGCAGGTGGACCGACCGGGTACTGCTCCGGATCCTGGACCACCTGACACCTGAGGACATGGAGGAGATGGAGATCAAGCCCATCATCCTGGGTGAGAGTATCCTGGGAGGGGCGTTCAAGCTGGGGAAGATCTCCGATCTCAACATGCTCACGACGAGGCTGGTGGTCAGCCCCCTGAGCAAGGGGGTAGGAGGGAGGTATCCTAAGCTCCGCTTCTTCCTCTTCATCGGCAGGCAGATCATGATCGCCCAGAACTATTCGCTCCTCTACAGGACTTACGCCCGGGAAAGGAAAAACCTCGGGAAAAAGATTAGAAACTCCCTCATCGGCCGCTTTGAAACCAGCCCCTTTTCTGCCTACAACATCTTTGAAAACTTCCACCACCGCGCACTCGTAACCGCCCTCCGCATCCTGGCCCAGAAGATCACCCTCACCGGGCTGGAAAGGGATGCCTGGCTGCTGAGGGAGATGTGCAACGGCTACGGGATCAGCCAGGTGCTGGACGACGGCACCTTCATCCCCTGCTCCTCCTGGAGCTGGGCCAGCTACAGCGCCAAAGGAGGCACGGGAATCCCCACCCCCCTCTCCTCGCACGTGGAAGAGAAGTGGTTCAACCACGACTTCCTGGAGGAAATCTACGCGGAACTGGGTTTCGATCCGGGGGAGATCCTGCAGCGGCTCACACAGCTGATCGGGGAGGGAAGGGCCTACGATGACCTCCTGGATGTGCTCCTCGGGCTGAAGCCCAAAGATGTAACGGTAATCGCCCAGGAAACCCAGGACTACCCCCCGGCCAAACCCCTGGTGCGCCATCCCGGCAACCCGATCCTCAGCCCTCTGAAAGAGCACCCCTGGGAGAGCAGGTACGTTCTCAACGCCGCCGCCGTCCGCCTCCAGGGGAAGGTCCACCTGCTCTACAGGGCCTACGGGGATGACGAGGTTTCCCGCATCGGTCTGGCGGTCACCGACGGGTATCGGGTGTTGGAGCGGCTCCCGGAACCGGTGTTCGTTCCCCAGACCGAACGCGAGAAAAAGGGGGTTGAGGACCCCCGGGTCGTGATCATCAACGGCCGCCTCTACATGCTCTACACCGCCTACGACGGAGTCATCGCCCAGATAGCCGCCGCCTCCATCTCCGTCGAGGACTTTCTGGCCCGCCGCTTCGACCGCTGGCGCAGGGAGGGTCTGGCCTTCCAGGACGTCTGGGACAAGGATGCCTTCCTCTTCCCGGAAAGGATCGGCGGCAGGTACGTGATCTATCACCGCATCGAACCCAGCATTTGGGTCTCCTATCTGGATCAGCTCAAATTCCCGGTTCCCAAAGAAAGCCACACCATCATCATGGGCCCGCGCCCGGGCAAGATGTGGGACTTCCTGAAAATCGGGGCCGGCGCCCAGCCCATCAAAACCAGGTACGGCTGGCTGCTGATCTACCACGGGGTGGATAAAACCCGGGTGTACCGCCTAGGGGTCATGCTCGTCCCCCTGGACAGCCCGGAGCGCATCATCTACCGCTCTCCCAACCCCATCCTCTCCCCGGAGGCTGAATACGAAATCGGGAAGCCGGGTGAGAGCTGGGTGCCCAATGTGGTTTTCACCTGCGGCGCCGTCCCGGCGGAAGACAAGGAAATCCTGGATGCCGATGACGAAATTCTCGTCTACTACGGGGCTGCCGACACCCACCTCTGCCTGGCTACGGGACGGGTGGGGGATCTGATACCCGAAGAAATCAGGAGGGAGCTGGAGAATCAGGCGCGCCCGTAGTCATCCTCGAGCCGGATGATGTCGTCCTCACCGAAGTAGCTACCGGTCTGGGTCTCGATAAAGATCAGCGGGGACTCTCCGGTATTCTCGATCCTGTGCGCAGCCCCGCGGGGAATATCCACCGCCTGTCCGGATTGAAGCGGAATCCCCCTCCCGTCAAGGGTCACCAGGGCCTGCCCGCTCACCACATACCAGTGCTCCTGCCTGCGGAAGTGCTTCTGGTAGCTCAACCTCCGCCCCGGTTCCACCGTGATCCTCTTGACCTTGCAGTCGGGGGCGTCGAGCAAGACCTCCCACTTCCCCCAGGGGGTCCGGGCGCGGCGCGCCCTGGCCTTTTCCTTTTCTAAAACCTTCCTGTAGACCTCCAGATAATCGTTCACCATGCGCTCCCTGCTAAAGCGCTCCTCTACCCACTGCCGGCAGGCAGCCCGTTCGAGCCCGGGGATCCGCGCCAGGGCCTCAACGGCCTCCCCCACGCTCCCCACCAGGTAGCCGGTCACACCGTCCCTGATCACCTCCGGCATCGAACCCCTGTTGAAGGCCACCACAGGGGTGCCGCAGGCCATGGCCTCAACGACACTGAGACCGAAGGGCTCCTCGAAACTGATAGGGTGCAGGAGGGCATAGGCCCCGCCGAGGAGGCTGCTCCTCCTCTCCGGCCCCACAGAGCCCAGGTAGGTTACCTGGTGGCCGTCCAGGAAGGGGGCCACGTGCTCCCGGAAGTAGGCCTCATCCTGGAT includes the following:
- a CDS encoding phosphomannomutase/phosphoglucomutase, with the translated sequence MNADIFRQYDIRGHAERDLTDETVRLIGRAFGSYVLEHGKKDVLVGRDNRLSSPRIHHALLNGLLSTGCRVIDIGTVVTPILYFAREHWQVEGGVMITGSHNPPEENGFKLACGPGTIYGKEITHLREMISRGEFRSGAGTLDSKDAAGPYIEMLNEKIRLGPRKLKVAVDCGNGTASLFAERILQNWGCEVIPLYCSSDGTFPNHHPDPVKTANLTALKSVVLEENADLGVAYDGDADRIGVVDDRGNVVWGDRLMCLFWREILPRHPGALAIIEVKCSQALVDEVRRLGGKPVFYKTGHSLIKAKMRETGAVFTGEMSGHMFFADEYYGYDDAFYATGRLLRILSHTEKSLSQLLADIPHYYATAETRIPCPDKAKFSVVSRLVERFRREYEIIDVDGVRVIFPDGWGLVRASNTQPVLVARCESRTPEGLRRICTIMKDAIGQNEEVGEFEWEF
- the nadE gene encoding NAD(+) synthase; this translates as MAGLESLQAEMQIDSAAVASRLTQFIAAKVEELEREGVILGLSGGVDSAVVAALCRMAIGPDKVLVLVMPDKDSRKEHFHDALTLAADLGIDIKVIDLTNWLKEVDAYRLFALTKYSFLGKLRERIMQAAYGYYRKKTGETPFSSSLLGFKDKDFSSYLKTGNAYYRLKHRLRMVLLYLHGELENRLVVGCANKTEYKIGFFVKHGCDDAADVMPLLDLYKTQVKALAQQLDIPTHIIEKAPSPDILPGINDEEAIGLSYKELDLILLALEKGWAESEISQAVGVEKERVEYVKGLIQRSDHMRQTYFPKLQNSV
- a CDS encoding mannose-1-phosphate guanylyltransferase; this encodes MTYAVIMAGGRGERFWPKSKQRCPKQFLRLVEDRTMLQKTASRLEMFLAPENIFVITARDYREIVLEQVPEIPEENLIFEPFGRDTAAAIGLGTIAAKKRDPAGVIIVLPADHYIADERRFCEVLEAAVGAASSGEHAVTIGIRPVRPETGFGYIARGERYRDYNGIPAYRVLGFTEKPDRERALQFLEKGNYLWNSGIFVWRADLIERLIEKHLPALAAGLKEIEESWGTERCGMVLEKVYAGLPKISIDYGVMEKAEGVLVFLGDFGWDDVGSWTALESYKKKDGNGNILEGRGVLVDTENTLVQTTSKVVATLGVKDLIVVEDEGSILICHKKKAQELKKVINALQENGYKEIL
- a CDS encoding glycoside hydrolase family 130 protein gives rise to the protein MGVLDPEVLFQKSLSGPREQARATKDVNLVIGVPFYNEVRTLPRVLQFIEEGLAGMQALERSLIICAGDPAGAEALKAIKELDLKAAHMEFLMLPGCNGRGASIRAIMELANILESDLVLLAADLVGGKGSGLQPEHVKQMIEPIGEEYDLVLASFRRQYYEDLLSRLFLGPLLEVLYGFKISDPISGNYAVSHDLVEDFCTDIKFWSDLTRGFGIDPWMITRAIIQRKKICEVPLGFKTEEVSLDKMKHVFKDLTGFIFEAIKRDEEFWRKGRLIRKTPDICEKEPFGETPLLPPPESRALIRHFANGFHQYRAVFADACPEALFAALERSASAQDRDFHFDGETWANLVYDLIFHYSFAPDAGREDILEALTAAFCGRLAGFLSHLEVLQEDLASSKNAYSATIIAGRAESEKEEQRKHFLHGRDSFIQKWSQKTWEHKPPLIPADFLEFIPGRPIVLPKSIEGQGGREIRTADIFSRLQNRYTERFHEFLEKGLKIPSTSPSSVIARHLEEFMAEMERVIDRLAPGNIYTEEGTREAVFSIFELLGYPKTYGIKDEIFREALMHFPPLNIMIPEGCRTPRELTERMLPRDAVTLANLIETRRWTDRVLLRILDHLTPEDMEEMEIKPIILGESILGGAFKLGKISDLNMLTTRLVVSPLSKGVGGRYPKLRFFLFIGRQIMIAQNYSLLYRTYARERKNLGKKIRNSLIGRFETSPFSAYNIFENFHHRALVTALRILAQKITLTGLERDAWLLREMCNGYGISQVLDDGTFIPCSSWSWASYSAKGGTGIPTPLSSHVEEKWFNHDFLEEIYAELGFDPGEILQRLTQLIGEGRAYDDLLDVLLGLKPKDVTVIAQETQDYPPAKPLVRHPGNPILSPLKEHPWESRYVLNAAAVRLQGKVHLLYRAYGDDEVSRIGLAVTDGYRVLERLPEPVFVPQTEREKKGVEDPRVVIINGRLYMLYTAYDGVIAQIAAASISVEDFLARRFDRWRREGLAFQDVWDKDAFLFPERIGGRYVIYHRIEPSIWVSYLDQLKFPVPKESHTIIMGPRPGKMWDFLKIGAGAQPIKTRYGWLLIYHGVDKTRVYRLGVMLVPLDSPERIIYRSPNPILSPEAEYEIGKPGESWVPNVVFTCGAVPAEDKEILDADDEILVYYGAADTHLCLATGRVGDLIPEEIRRELENQARP
- the tadA gene encoding tRNA adenosine(34) deaminase TadA, coding for MEKEERATSDETFMKEALKEAYKAAAKGEVPVGAVVVSKGEVIARSHNLKERLNDPTAHAEMLALREAALRLGSWRLNGCTLYVTMEPCPMCAGAAIQGRVQRIVYGAPDPKAGAAGSCVDLLGETCFNHRVEVAGGVLREKCARLLQEFFRKLRAGEIAAAAPPSEPDEGCHPLPRR
- a CDS encoding mechanosensitive ion channel family protein, encoding MGLIRYLDLINLDLIYNLLIAAAIFAFWVVLRRVFTDLVFKYVLSFTQKTKTNLDNLLIEGFRGPLQLFFIVLGLYLALSYLPFGREADLFIARCFRTAIIILITVGFYNLADRFQELDGELEKLLGIKIDKILWPVLAKAAKVIMVALSVTIIAQEWEYRIDGFIAGLGLGGLAISLAAKDVLTNFFGGLVIITDKPFSIGDWIATPSVEGTVEDINFRSTKIRTFADALVTIPNAVLANESITNWSRMGKRRITFNLGIMYNTPKEKIARCIRDIKEMLEKHPEVHKETIFVRFDSFGESGIEIFLYFFTITTNWAKYLEVKEDINFKIVEILEREGVALAFPSTSVYFENELQANVKH